From a region of the Palaemon carinicauda isolate YSFRI2023 unplaced genomic scaffold, ASM3689809v2 scaffold3589, whole genome shotgun sequence genome:
- the LOC137636697 gene encoding uncharacterized protein, which yields MNDDQVRAFLSKESISWTFNPPTASHMGGVWERQIRTVRKVLTPLFKEHAGRLDDESYRTLLTEVEAIVNDRPLTTVSDSPDDLQPLSPAQLLTQKSSVVMPPPGVFQKGDMYLRQRWRYVQFLANLFWTRWRREYLSTLQERQKWNKEKRHLQVGDIVLVKDDNQLRSNWMMGRVISTGKDRTGFVRSVVLKTQTSELHRPIQKACSSPCSRGTMIIIVIY from the coding sequence ATGAATGATGATCAGGTCAGAGCTTTCCTCTCAAAAGAAAGCAtcagctggaccttcaatccccctACAGCTAGTCATATGGGAGGTGTGTGGGAACGTCAGATTAGAACTGTGAGAAAGGTCTTGACTCCTCTCTTCAAGGAACATGCTGGACGACTGGATGATGAGAGTTACCGCACTCTTCTCACAGAAGTTGAGGCTATAGTGAATGACCGTCCTTTGACCACAGTCAGTGACAGCCCAGATGACTTACAACCACTCAGTCCAGCACAGCTTCTCACACAGAAATCAAGTGTTGTGATGCCACCACCTGGTGTTTTTCAGAAAGGAGATATGTATCTGAGACAGAGGTGGCGATATGTTCAATTCTTGGCTAACTTATTCTGGACTAGATGGCGAAGAGAATATTTGTCAACATTACAAGAGAGACAGAAGTGGAACAAGGAAAAGCGGCATCTTCAAGTTGGTGATATTGtccttgtaaaagatgataatcagttaAGGAGTAACTGGATGATGGGTCGTGTTATCAGCACTGGAAAGGACAGAACTGGTTTTGTACGTAGTGTAGTTTTAAAGACACAAACATCAGAGCTCCATCGACCCATTCAAAAAGCTTGTTCTTCTCCTTGCAGTAGaggaacaatgattataatagttaTTTATTAG